Proteins encoded together in one Deltaproteobacteria bacterium window:
- a CDS encoding ABC transporter ATP-binding protein, with product MASRIEVHNLRKSFGTISAVNDISCEVEAGDVLGFLGPNGAGKTTAMRMITGYLMPDEGSVSICGIDVLKHPVAAKGKFGYLPEGAPLYPEMTPYSFLGFVARIRGIEGSAKEKRLGELAELVHLKDVWKQPIETLSKGFKRRLGLAQAILHDPPALILDEPTDGLDPNQKREVRDLVRTMAEDKAIIISTHILEEVRDVCSRAIIIARGKIVADGTPLELETMSSYHNAVSILVSADQEESLTDALHNVPGVERVSSAAGNGDMVICTAFPREGGPILTEIANLLNAGPWHIQELRQESGRLDEVFHTLTVPARETTEGGRI from the coding sequence ATGGCATCGCGGATTGAGGTCCATAATCTGCGCAAATCGTTCGGGACGATATCAGCTGTAAACGATATCAGCTGTGAGGTGGAGGCGGGAGATGTCCTTGGCTTCCTTGGCCCAAACGGCGCCGGCAAGACGACCGCAATGAGGATGATCACCGGATATCTGATGCCGGACGAGGGATCAGTCAGCATATGCGGCATTGACGTCCTCAAGCATCCCGTAGCCGCCAAAGGAAAGTTCGGTTATCTCCCCGAGGGGGCGCCCCTCTATCCCGAAATGACCCCATACTCATTTCTCGGCTTTGTCGCCCGGATTCGCGGCATCGAGGGAAGTGCGAAGGAAAAACGGCTCGGGGAACTCGCCGAGCTCGTTCACCTCAAGGATGTCTGGAAGCAGCCCATTGAAACACTGTCAAAAGGGTTCAAAAGGCGGCTGGGGCTTGCCCAGGCGATACTCCACGACCCCCCTGCCCTTATCCTGGACGAACCCACCGATGGTCTGGACCCCAACCAGAAACGGGAGGTGAGAGACCTCGTCAGAACCATGGCGGAGGACAAGGCCATCATTATCTCCACCCACATTCTGGAGGAGGTTCGGGACGTGTGCAGCCGGGCCATCATTATCGCGCGGGGTAAAATCGTGGCTGATGGTACGCCATTGGAACTTGAGACCATGTCGTCCTATCATAACGCCGTTTCCATACTTGTGTCCGCAGACCAGGAGGAATCCCTCACCGATGCGCTTCATAACGTTCCAGGAGTGGAGAGGGTTTCCTCGGCCGCCGGGAACGGGGACATGGTCATTTGCACCGCCTTTCCCCGGGAAGGAGGACCAATTCTGACCGAAATCGCCAATCTCCTGAACGCCGGGCCATGGCATATCCAGGAACTGCGGCAGGAATCCGGACGGCTGGACGAGGTTTTTCACACTCTGACCGTTCCAGCCCGGGAAACCACAGAGGGGGGGCGAATATGA
- the cbiQ gene encoding cobalt ECF transporter T component CbiQ, with protein MHLEEFANGCSVWHRMDPRVKIIGVTAFAVVTAVSSGIPALLFAFTLSIAALAAARLEIRQVAIRLSVVNGFVLFLWLFLPFTTPGQVLAQWGWLTVHRAGIILAFSITLKANAIAAATIALLGTSTVFDLVHGLVHLRMPQKLVQLFFFTYRYLSVIHREYLRLRASMRVRCFHSGTNLHTYRSVAYLMGMLFVRSFDRSERIYHAMILRGFSGTFWTLHHFRMRRSDWAALSLMALFIGVEIGLQLPGGLS; from the coding sequence ATGCACCTTGAGGAATTCGCCAATGGGTGCAGCGTCTGGCACCGGATGGACCCCAGAGTGAAGATAATCGGGGTTACGGCCTTCGCGGTGGTGACAGCCGTTTCAAGTGGAATACCGGCTCTCCTGTTCGCCTTCACCCTCTCCATTGCGGCTTTGGCCGCTGCCAGGCTGGAAATCCGGCAGGTGGCCATCCGGCTGTCGGTGGTCAACGGATTTGTCCTGTTCCTGTGGTTGTTTCTTCCGTTTACAACCCCGGGTCAGGTTCTGGCGCAATGGGGATGGCTTACGGTCCATCGGGCCGGCATTATCCTCGCGTTCTCAATCACCCTGAAGGCCAACGCCATCGCCGCGGCGACCATCGCCCTCCTTGGAACAAGCACTGTTTTCGACCTGGTCCACGGGTTGGTTCACCTGAGGATGCCCCAGAAGCTGGTGCAGCTCTTTTTCTTTACCTACCGATATCTCTCGGTTATCCACAGGGAATACCTTCGCCTGCGGGCCAGTATGCGCGTCCGCTGTTTTCATTCCGGCACTAACCTCCACACCTACCGATCGGTGGCGTATCTTATGGGGATGCTGTTTGTCCGGAGTTTTGATCGTTCTGAGCGGATCTACCATGCCATGATCCTGAGAGGATTTTCGGGGACGTTCTGGACCCTGCATCACTTCCGGATGCGACGGTCGGATTGGGCGGCGCTCAGCCTGATGGCGCTCTTTATTGGTGTTGAGATCGGTCTTCAGCTCCCCGGGGGACTGTCGTGA
- a CDS encoding ABC transporter permease subunit, protein MKRMASIYRREMASYFSTPLAYVFVIIFLVLTGTFTFYLGGFFPRGQADLQPFFTWHPWLYLFLAPALGMRLWAEERKTGTIELIMTLPVSMMEAVLGKFLAAWSMIAISLGLTFPIWITVNILGRPDNGVIAAGYVGSLLMAGAYLSISAFFSALTRNQVIAFVISVVGCFAFLLSGFPIVQDFFRPWLPSAVVEMLGSLGFLQHFDTITKGILDLRDIIYFLTFIALWLLAGAWAVDRCKN, encoded by the coding sequence ATGAAGCGGATGGCATCCATCTACCGGCGCGAAATGGCCTCATACTTTTCTACGCCTCTGGCGTATGTGTTCGTCATCATATTCCTGGTTCTCACGGGAACCTTCACCTTCTACCTGGGCGGGTTTTTCCCCAGAGGGCAGGCCGACCTTCAACCGTTCTTCACCTGGCACCCGTGGCTCTACCTTTTCCTGGCCCCCGCCCTCGGGATGCGGTTGTGGGCCGAGGAACGCAAAACAGGAACCATCGAGTTGATCATGACCCTGCCTGTTTCCATGATGGAGGCGGTCCTGGGCAAATTCCTGGCCGCATGGTCCATGATCGCCATTTCCCTGGGCCTGACCTTTCCCATCTGGATAACCGTAAACATCCTCGGCAGGCCCGATAACGGGGTGATCGCGGCGGGATATGTCGGAAGTCTCCTGATGGCCGGGGCTTATCTCTCCATCAGCGCGTTCTTTTCCGCATTGACCCGCAATCAGGTCATCGCATTCGTAATCTCCGTCGTGGGCTGTTTTGCCTTCCTCCTCTCCGGGTTTCCCATCGTCCAGGACTTCTTCCGTCCCTGGCTTCCCTCGGCGGTGGTGGAGATGCTCGGATCCCTCGGTTTCCTCCAGCACTTCGACACCATCACCAAGGGGATACTCGATTTAAGAGACATCATCTACTTCCTCACCTTTATAGCCCTATGGCTCCTGGCCGGCGCCTGGGCTGTGGATCGCTGCAAGAATTGA
- a CDS encoding ABC transporter, producing MKNRRYLTVGGLVAAVAIFLLINTAGRPLFRFARLDLTQNKVHTLSKGTVHILETLQDPVKIQLYWSAGVAKDMTSLKLFSQRVLDLLEEYSSVAGGKLTLEVIDPEPFSEAEDDAVRYGLQGVPTGSSGETLYFGIVGFGKNGKHQVIPFLQPARESFLEFDLSRMVYSLDHPEKTKVGLLSALPLTGGSSPRNPFSMEPPWIIVDQLQRQYDLKVLPKDEEEIPDDIGVLMVVYPQGLGKRSLYAIDQFVLRGGHALVFVDPMSELMAAQGPAEGSTSGYAPNRLLGAWGVKLTPGKVVGDMAAAQRVSYQGRFRTQVIDYLPWLAVRGNMLNRNEVVTGQIDQLNLASAGSLTPTKDAGTKFVPLVQSTSQAMLLDRKQLSFPPDPKRLIADFKPAGKPFTLAARISGPATTAFPDGPPPPEKKDKARKEGQKKAKEKKQLLQSKGPINVIVIADTDLLQDRFWVTIQDFFGRRIAIPNAGNADFAINALDQLSGSSDLISIRSRGTSSRPFTLVEKIRREAERKYRAKEQELTAKLDKTERKLNELQGKRKDAESAKLTPEQQKEIDKFRQEKVDIRKDLRVVQYQLRRNIERLETMLKFINIALVPILVALGSIIVWFIRRKRNMGFPA from the coding sequence ATGAAAAATAGAAGATACCTTACAGTAGGCGGTCTTGTCGCCGCGGTGGCGATCTTTCTTTTGATCAACACGGCGGGCCGACCTCTTTTTCGATTCGCCCGACTCGACCTGACTCAAAACAAGGTTCACACCCTGTCAAAGGGAACCGTCCACATCCTTGAAACATTGCAGGATCCTGTAAAAATACAACTATACTGGTCAGCCGGTGTCGCAAAGGACATGACCAGTCTGAAACTCTTTTCACAGCGGGTTTTGGACCTCCTGGAGGAATACTCCTCGGTTGCGGGGGGAAAACTGACTCTCGAGGTAATTGATCCCGAACCTTTCTCCGAGGCGGAGGACGACGCGGTCCGCTATGGGCTGCAGGGGGTCCCCACGGGAAGCAGCGGCGAGACTCTCTACTTCGGCATCGTGGGATTCGGGAAAAATGGAAAACACCAGGTTATTCCCTTTCTTCAACCCGCCAGGGAAAGCTTTCTGGAGTTCGACCTGAGCCGGATGGTTTACTCCCTCGACCACCCGGAAAAAACAAAGGTTGGGCTCCTGAGCGCCCTTCCGCTTACCGGGGGATCGTCGCCCCGCAACCCATTCAGTATGGAACCGCCGTGGATCATCGTGGATCAACTGCAGCGTCAGTACGATCTGAAGGTTCTGCCCAAAGACGAGGAAGAGATCCCGGACGACATTGGGGTGCTGATGGTTGTCTACCCCCAGGGCCTCGGTAAACGGTCCCTTTACGCAATTGATCAGTTTGTCCTGCGCGGGGGACATGCCCTCGTCTTCGTGGACCCCATGAGCGAACTCATGGCGGCCCAGGGTCCCGCGGAGGGATCCACATCCGGGTATGCGCCCAACAGGCTGCTCGGCGCCTGGGGGGTAAAGCTGACACCGGGCAAGGTGGTTGGAGACATGGCCGCGGCCCAGAGGGTAAGTTATCAAGGGCGTTTTCGAACCCAGGTCATCGATTACCTGCCCTGGCTTGCCGTCCGGGGCAACATGCTCAACCGGAACGAGGTGGTCACAGGACAGATCGATCAGCTCAATCTGGCCAGTGCAGGGTCTCTGACGCCTACCAAGGATGCCGGGACGAAATTCGTTCCCCTGGTGCAATCCACATCACAGGCGATGCTGCTGGACCGCAAGCAGCTTTCCTTCCCCCCGGACCCAAAACGTCTTATCGCCGATTTTAAACCGGCCGGAAAACCCTTTACCCTGGCCGCCCGTATCAGCGGGCCCGCGACGACGGCCTTCCCGGACGGACCGCCCCCACCGGAAAAAAAGGACAAAGCCCGCAAAGAGGGACAGAAAAAAGCAAAGGAGAAAAAACAGCTTCTCCAATCGAAAGGCCCGATTAACGTTATCGTGATCGCGGATACGGATCTTCTACAGGACAGGTTCTGGGTAACCATCCAGGACTTCTTTGGAAGACGCATCGCCATCCCCAACGCGGGGAACGCCGATTTTGCCATCAACGCCCTTGACCAGCTAAGCGGCAGTTCCGACCTCATCAGCATCCGGAGCCGCGGGACATCTTCCCGCCCGTTCACTCTGGTTGAGAAGATACGACGGGAGGCCGAGCGCAAGTACCGGGCCAAGGAACAGGAACTGACCGCAAAACTTGACAAGACGGAGAGAAAGCTCAACGAGCTTCAGGGCAAGCGCAAGGATGCGGAATCCGCCAAACTGACACCGGAACAGCAAAAGGAAATTGACAAGTTCCGGCAGGAAAAGGTCGATATTCGAAAGGACCTGAGGGTGGTTCAGTACCAGCTCAGGAGGAATATTGAAAGGCTTGAAACGATGCTCAAATTCATCAACATCGCCCTGGTTCCCATCCTTGTCGCGCTTGGTTCCATCATCGTGTGGTTCATACGCCGAAAACGGAATATGGGGTTCCCGGCCTGA
- a CDS encoding Fic family protein, whose product DFMRNLLDLDGMQKRIGAYAQQQALMDELPRGSGKVLQQVFLRGRISRGEAALLTGKAERTGRRIVKQLLDKKLLRSDSDKGPLKPAFPVEAVGYYFPRLYPEEVEFE is encoded by the coding sequence GATTTTATGCGGAACCTGCTGGACCTCGATGGGATGCAGAAAAGGATAGGAGCTTACGCACAGCAGCAGGCCCTGATGGATGAATTGCCCAGAGGATCCGGGAAGGTTTTACAGCAGGTGTTTCTTCGGGGCCGGATTTCCCGTGGGGAAGCGGCCCTGCTCACAGGCAAAGCTGAGCGTACGGGTCGGCGCATTGTGAAACAGCTCCTCGACAAGAAACTGTTGCGATCCGATTCCGACAAAGGACCGCTCAAGCCGGCGTTTCCAGTCGAGGCTGTCGGGTACTATTTCCCCCGCCTTTATCCTGAGGAAGTTGAATTTGAATGA
- a CDS encoding response regulator, translating to MKKKTLLLVDDAELFLVMEKSFLSRKELDLHSAMSGTKALEIAHAVKPDLILLDLHMPGMDGDVVCAKLKGDPSTKHIPIIIVTSERNPETLKRCINAGCDRIIYKPFTRESLIGAVREILVMAQRRYQRATVNLACTVGVGGLKLNTTMHVLSKGGAFIEMGIPPDSGSEIDVSFSLPDSNYTISTVAMVRWAANVRRGGSLGIGVEFLIIGEAERELIQAYIDEELKKQRMKAAGIVDEE from the coding sequence ATGAAGAAGAAAACGCTTCTGCTGGTGGACGATGCCGAACTCTTCCTGGTTATGGAAAAATCCTTTCTTTCCAGAAAGGAACTCGACCTGCATTCGGCCATGTCCGGAACGAAGGCCCTTGAAATCGCCCATGCGGTAAAGCCGGACCTGATTCTCCTGGATCTTCACATGCCCGGCATGGACGGCGACGTGGTCTGCGCAAAGCTGAAGGGCGACCCAAGTACGAAACACATCCCAATTATTATCGTCACATCCGAGCGGAACCCTGAAACCCTGAAAAGGTGTATCAATGCCGGGTGTGACAGGATCATCTACAAACCATTTACCAGGGAATCCCTCATCGGTGCGGTCCGGGAGATTCTGGTGATGGCCCAGAGACGCTACCAACGGGCGACTGTCAACCTGGCGTGCACTGTGGGAGTTGGGGGTCTTAAACTGAACACTACCATGCACGTCCTGTCAAAAGGTGGGGCCTTCATCGAGATGGGTATCCCCCCGGACTCCGGTTCGGAGATAGATGTATCCTTCTCTCTTCCCGATTCCAATTACACTATCTCCACCGTGGCCATGGTCCGATGGGCAGCCAACGTCAGAAGGGGCGGTTCATTGGGAATAGGCGTCGAGTTCCTGATCATCGGCGAAGCCGAGCGTGAACTTATCCAGGCATACATCGACGAGGAGCTGAAAAAGCAGCGGATGAAGGCCGCCGGCATTGTGGATGAGGAGTGA
- a CDS encoding S8 family serine peptidase, with amino-acid sequence MLNALMKLCLAIITSLFILTLPTLAFSQDYVQGEILVKFKVAASSTNRASLNTSLGSNILRNLGPIGVQQLKVRPGLSVQDAIKEYQSRPEVEYVQPNYIYHLQSTTPNDPDYPSLWGLDNTGQTVSGIFGTSDADIDAPEAWDITTGSPSVIVAVVDSGVDYNHPDISGNIWSNSGEVINGIDSDLNGYVDDVRGWDFVDNDNDPMDVNSHGTHVSGTIGAVGNNGIGITGVAWTTKIMPVRVFDFAGLATTANIVLGFDYAVANGAKIINFSAGGGPSDQAMMDSISAANNAEVLMVFAAGNSANNNDAGGAHFYPSDYTYDNIISVSATDQDDSLASFSNYGATSVDVGAPGTNIYSLKPARQTIFWEDFEGSVPGWITNTVSGYTWGITSDYYYSGSKSLDDGSGVLDYLANTDSWVASPTFNLSGKSGCTLSLQTSYIIENSYDYIHLMISTGGTYSDLAGTPLSGSRPTWVKRTYDLKYYEGNASVSLMFGLTSDATVQYGGVNFDDISVTCSSTTFSGTEYTFKQGTSMAAPHVVGLAALLLAQNPSLTVSQLKALILENGDSLPALSGKTTTGKRINAYNSLRAGDITAPTNPYILIDGGSSNTTSTGVTLALSAADGIGVTGYYISETSSAPAPGSFTSITSTTDYSANVPFVLSSGSGTKTVYAWFKDTAENISSGASDTIIYTAEENEATGGSDGCFIATAVYGSYEAPVVKLLRRFRDQFLLTNGPGRLFVDAYYRYSPSVAEWLKDSNWAKPIVRVLLLPLIALAWFLVKLSLPVQILAIILLLGIVVSITRLRRRADPPPSSAHFLP; translated from the coding sequence ATGCTGAATGCTCTTATGAAGTTATGCTTGGCAATCATCACATCGCTTTTCATTTTGACGCTTCCAACACTTGCTTTTAGTCAAGATTATGTTCAGGGGGAGATACTGGTAAAATTTAAAGTTGCAGCATCTTCAACAAATAGAGCATCCCTCAATACAAGCTTGGGTTCTAATATACTTAGGAATCTTGGTCCCATAGGAGTGCAACAACTGAAAGTTCGGCCAGGGTTATCAGTGCAAGATGCAATTAAAGAATATCAAAGCCGGCCGGAAGTTGAATATGTGCAGCCCAATTACATTTATCATCTCCAATCAACAACCCCCAACGATCCTGACTACCCCAGTTTATGGGGACTTGATAATACAGGACAAACGGTTAGTGGCATCTTCGGTACATCAGATGCGGATATTGATGCACCTGAAGCATGGGACATCACTACAGGTTCACCATCGGTAATTGTCGCTGTCGTTGATTCTGGTGTCGATTACAATCATCCTGATATCAGCGGAAATATCTGGAGTAATTCAGGAGAAGTAATAAACGGCATAGACTCGGATTTAAATGGTTATGTAGACGATGTTAGGGGTTGGGATTTCGTTGATAACGATAATGATCCGATGGATGTAAATAGCCACGGGACACATGTGTCCGGAACAATAGGGGCGGTAGGAAATAATGGTATCGGGATTACAGGTGTTGCATGGACCACAAAGATTATGCCGGTTCGTGTGTTTGACTTCGCCGGCTTGGCCACCACCGCGAACATTGTTCTTGGCTTTGACTATGCAGTTGCCAATGGAGCAAAAATTATTAATTTCAGTGCTGGTGGTGGGCCGTCCGACCAAGCTATGATGGATTCAATTTCCGCTGCGAATAACGCTGAAGTTTTAATGGTATTTGCGGCTGGGAATTCCGCAAATAACAATGATGCCGGAGGAGCTCATTTTTACCCCTCAGATTATACTTACGACAATATAATCAGTGTCTCTGCTACTGACCAGGATGATTCCTTAGCTTCATTTTCAAATTATGGGGCTACTTCAGTGGATGTTGGTGCACCAGGGACAAATATATACAGCCTTAAACCGGCACGCCAAACTATTTTTTGGGAGGATTTTGAAGGATCAGTGCCTGGTTGGATTACCAATACAGTATCCGGATATACATGGGGTATTACTTCAGATTATTATTATTCAGGTTCAAAAAGTTTGGACGATGGCTCAGGGGTTCTCGATTACCTGGCAAACACTGATTCCTGGGTTGCCAGCCCCACATTTAATTTATCTGGTAAATCAGGTTGCACATTATCATTGCAAACTTCCTATATAATAGAAAATTCTTACGATTATATTCATCTAATGATTTCTACAGGTGGAACATATTCAGATTTGGCTGGAACCCCACTATCTGGAAGCCGGCCAACCTGGGTAAAAAGAACCTACGATTTGAAATATTACGAGGGGAATGCATCGGTTTCTCTCATGTTTGGTTTAACCTCTGATGCAACTGTTCAATATGGTGGTGTGAATTTTGATGATATTTCAGTTACATGTTCATCCACAACGTTCAGCGGTACAGAGTACACATTTAAGCAAGGTACATCCATGGCAGCTCCACATGTGGTTGGTCTGGCAGCTCTTTTGCTGGCACAAAACCCATCCCTTACAGTCTCCCAATTGAAAGCATTGATATTGGAGAACGGGGATTCCCTGCCGGCTCTTAGCGGGAAAACCACCACGGGTAAAAGGATAAATGCCTACAATTCTTTAAGAGCCGGAGATATCACAGCCCCCACAAATCCATATATCCTCATTGACGGTGGTAGTTCCAATACGACATCAACCGGCGTTACCCTTGCCCTGTCAGCGGCTGATGGTATAGGTGTTACAGGTTATTACATCTCAGAGACATCCTCAGCACCGGCGCCCGGCAGCTTTACTTCCATAACTTCTACTACCGATTACTCAGCAAATGTACCCTTTGTATTAAGTAGCGGCAGTGGAACCAAAACGGTTTACGCTTGGTTTAAAGATACCGCTGAGAATATAAGTTCAGGAGCATCCGACACTATCATCTATACAGCTGAGGAAAACGAAGCAACCGGGGGAAGCGATGGCTGTTTTATCGCCACAGCGGTCTATGGGTCATACGAGGCACCGGTGGTTAAACTCCTCCGCCGGTTCCGGGACCAGTTCCTGCTCACCAACGGCCCCGGCCGACTGTTTGTGGATGCCTACTACCGCTATTCGCCATCTGTAGCCGAATGGCTGAAAGATTCCAATTGGGCTAAGCCCATCGTCAGGGTCCTGCTATTGCCATTGATCGCACTTGCATGGTTCCTGGTGAAACTGAGTCTACCGGTACAGATACTCGCTATTATCTTGTTGCTCGGTATAGTGGTCTCAATAACTCGATTGAGGAGAAGAGCAGACCCCCCTCCATCCTCCGCCCATTTTCTCCCCTGA
- a CDS encoding ABC transporter ATP-binding protein gives MSCGKGDRIGIIGANGSGKTTVLHILMGLLSPTSGSVELFGKERTREEDFREARRRMGFVFQDADDQLFCPTVAEDVAFGPRNLGKSAPEAHDITHRVLSMLDIEHLEERVTYQLSGGEKRLVALATALAMEPEILILDEPATGLTEDATEHLLKVLDRHVPTSIIVSHDLRFLNRAVERTLTLKTGLLWVWGT, from the coding sequence ATGTCATGCGGCAAGGGGGACCGGATCGGTATCATCGGGGCAAATGGATCGGGGAAGACGACCGTGCTCCACATCCTGATGGGGCTTCTCAGCCCGACATCGGGATCTGTGGAGCTTTTTGGAAAGGAACGGACGCGGGAGGAGGATTTCCGGGAGGCACGCCGGCGTATGGGGTTCGTTTTTCAGGATGCTGACGACCAGCTCTTTTGTCCCACCGTTGCCGAGGACGTGGCGTTCGGACCCCGGAACCTTGGTAAATCCGCACCAGAGGCCCACGATATCACCCACAGGGTCCTTTCCATGCTGGATATTGAGCACCTGGAAGAAAGGGTTACCTATCAGCTTTCCGGGGGTGAAAAACGGCTCGTCGCCTTGGCGACGGCTCTTGCCATGGAGCCCGAGATCCTGATCCTGGATGAGCCTGCCACAGGACTTACCGAGGACGCTACGGAACACCTGCTGAAGGTTCTGGACCGGCACGTGCCCACAAGTATTATCGTCTCCCACGACCTCCGGTTCCTCAACCGGGCCGTTGAAAGGACCCTGACCCTCAAAACCGGCCTCCTTTGGGTTTGGGGGACGTAG
- a CDS encoding DUF4198 domain-containing protein: MKRWLLVIFVAAALAAQAQVAHAHFGALIPSDDIISQGEGNRVNIHAMFIHPMENGYMQMEKPVRFGVLFRGRKTDLTGALREKKIRGFSTWSADYEIRRPGDYVFYLDPVPYWEPAEGRYIVHYTKVVVDAFGLEKGWDAEVGMKTEIVPLTRPYGLWTGNVFQGIVKVNGKPVSYAEVEVEYLNTDNIKPPADPYLTQVLKADSNGVFTYGIPRAGWWGFAALSEDDKMMERDGKKVPVEIGAVIWVRTRDMK, translated from the coding sequence ATGAAAAGATGGCTGTTGGTCATTTTTGTAGCGGCGGCGTTGGCGGCTCAGGCCCAGGTTGCCCATGCCCATTTCGGTGCGTTGATCCCCAGCGACGATATCATCTCGCAGGGTGAGGGGAACAGGGTCAACATCCACGCCATGTTCATTCACCCCATGGAGAACGGCTATATGCAGATGGAAAAGCCCGTTCGTTTCGGGGTGCTTTTCCGCGGCAGGAAGACCGACCTGACGGGGGCCCTTCGCGAAAAGAAGATAAGGGGATTTTCCACATGGTCGGCCGATTATGAGATCAGGCGTCCCGGTGACTATGTTTTCTATCTCGACCCGGTGCCGTACTGGGAGCCGGCCGAAGGCCGGTATATCGTTCACTATACCAAGGTCGTCGTAGACGCGTTCGGGCTGGAAAAGGGATGGGACGCCGAGGTGGGCATGAAGACGGAGATCGTTCCCCTGACCCGCCCTTATGGCCTGTGGACCGGGAACGTCTTTCAGGGAATCGTAAAGGTGAACGGCAAGCCGGTTTCGTACGCCGAGGTGGAGGTTGAATACCTGAACACGGATAATATAAAACCCCCGGCGGATCCGTACCTCACCCAGGTGCTCAAGGCGGATTCCAACGGGGTCTTCACCTACGGCATTCCACGGGCCGGGTGGTGGGGGTTTGCCGCTCTCTCGGAGGACGATAAAATGATGGAGAGGGACGGGAAGAAGGTCCCCGTGGAGATAGGGGCGGTTATCTGGGTCCGGACGAGGGACATGAAATGA
- a CDS encoding prenyltransferase has protein sequence MKPKTAVWAAQIRAPFLLLAVVLVLIGGALAHEYGRFSFLLFFLCLAGTVLAHVSVNLFNELSDFRTGIDSLTRRTPFSGGSGNLQAGLTSEWGVRIAAWCTLALAGAIGLYLAWRSNWILLGFILVGGLTTVFYTSRLAKFALGELFAGMCLGSMVVVGTFIAMTGELNTTVLLASVPPGILTSLLLFLNEFPDLQADSSGGRRHLLIVLGRSASARVYTISLGVCYGFIVWGVASGVFPIAMLITLLTLPLAFKAAVITLKHHDDFEKMIAAQGANVGLVLGIDFLMAIAYFIH, from the coding sequence ATGAAGCCGAAAACCGCAGTCTGGGCCGCCCAGATACGAGCGCCGTTCCTTCTTCTGGCCGTTGTCCTCGTCCTGATCGGGGGCGCCCTGGCCCACGAATACGGACGGTTCAGCTTTTTGCTCTTTTTCCTATGCCTGGCAGGTACGGTCCTGGCTCACGTTTCCGTCAATCTTTTCAACGAACTTTCCGATTTCCGGACCGGCATCGATTCCCTTACCAGGAGAACTCCGTTCTCGGGAGGGAGCGGGAACCTGCAGGCGGGTCTTACCTCGGAATGGGGCGTCAGGATCGCCGCGTGGTGTACCCTGGCTTTGGCCGGCGCGATCGGGCTGTACCTGGCATGGCGGTCAAATTGGATCCTGCTGGGATTTATCCTGGTGGGGGGGCTGACGACTGTGTTCTACACAAGCCGCCTGGCCAAATTTGCCCTGGGGGAACTGTTCGCGGGCATGTGTCTTGGGAGCATGGTGGTCGTCGGCACTTTCATCGCCATGACCGGGGAGCTGAACACTACGGTGCTGCTCGCCTCCGTGCCTCCAGGCATCCTTACATCACTGCTGCTCTTCCTGAACGAATTCCCGGACCTGCAAGCGGACAGTTCCGGAGGGCGGCGTCACCTTCTTATCGTCCTGGGCAGGTCGGCCTCGGCGCGGGTCTACACGATTTCTCTGGGCGTCTGCTACGGGTTCATCGTCTGGGGTGTCGCATCGGGCGTCTTTCCGATTGCAATGCTCATTACCCTCCTGACCCTACCCCTCGCCTTCAAGGCCGCCGTCATCACCCTGAAGCACCATGACGATTTCGAGAAAATGATCGCGGCACAGGGGGCCAACGTGGGGCTGGTCCTGGGGATAGATTTTCTCATGGCCATAGCCTATTTCATTCACTGA
- the cbiM gene encoding cobalt transporter CbiM — MHISEGVLSPQLLAGGAVLASAGLAIGMRQLKAEKIPQVAVLSSAFFVGSLIHVPAGPVSVHLVLNGINGLILGWAAFPSIFVALTLQALLFQFGGLTVLGVNTVVMAFPAVLSYYVFGRLVRRGSKLTAWAGGFGAGFVSVAVGACLVGLSLALTGKNFYQAAMVAVAAHIPVMIIEGIITGFCVTFLRRVRPEILGIKAESREEDRR; from the coding sequence ATGCACATAAGCGAAGGAGTGTTATCCCCCCAGCTTCTTGCGGGCGGTGCGGTGCTGGCCAGCGCCGGCCTGGCAATAGGCATGCGTCAACTCAAGGCGGAGAAGATACCGCAGGTGGCGGTCCTCTCATCGGCCTTTTTCGTGGGGTCCCTCATTCACGTCCCGGCTGGGCCGGTCAGCGTCCACCTGGTGTTAAACGGTATTAACGGCCTGATCCTCGGATGGGCCGCGTTCCCCTCCATTTTCGTTGCCCTGACCCTCCAGGCCCTCCTCTTTCAGTTCGGAGGCCTCACGGTATTGGGGGTAAACACCGTTGTCATGGCTTTTCCGGCGGTGCTCTCGTACTATGTTTTCGGAAGGCTCGTGCGTAGAGGGTCAAAGCTCACGGCCTGGGCCGGGGGGTTTGGAGCCGGATTCGTCTCGGTGGCGGTGGGGGCCTGCCTCGTCGGGCTTTCACTCGCCCTTACCGGGAAAAACTTCTATCAGGCGGCCATGGTGGCTGTCGCGGCCCATATCCCTGTCATGATAATCGAGGGGATAATCACGGGATTCTGCGTAACTTTCCTCAGGAGGGTCAGGCCGGAGATTCTCGGGATCAAGGCTGAATCCAGGGAGGAAGACCGACGATGA